One window of the Trypanosoma brucei gambiense DAL972 chromosome 5, complete sequence genome contains the following:
- a CDS encoding T. brucei spp.-specific protein, translated as MMISRALFVLGLSLHFIFAPTAYANDNLEAELEQTKALCEVAKQLRKLPLLTEERRFEAVGALEESKKAAKEGKKAAKRVEAGAVGGTSEQQQAAKRAREAATVAYEASVRAEAAATEVKRFARALDSFESEYESVFSGLLRGAAEHGWNETIKQLAKECATAVADDVTPEALTRAAHNLRGLYTQDFAEEYLQEANEAANKLEELQKATAETVRAADAADDAKSEAQEETAQFPEIDDDDSDEDKEDEASGAAGTSMKFLLVMLAAAALSF; from the coding sequence ATGATGATTTCCCGCGCTTTGTTTGTGCTCGGCCTCAGTCTTCACTTCATATTCGCACCGACTGCCTACGCGAACGATAATCTTGAAGCCGAATTGGAACAGACGAAAGCACTATGTGAGGTGGCGAAACAACTGCGTAAACTTCCGCTGCTGACGGAAGAGCGGAGGTTCGAGGCTGTAGGCGCATtggaggaaagcaaaaaagcagcgaaggaaggcaaaaaggCCGCGAAGCGTGTGGAGGCGGGTGCCGTTGGCGGCACATCGGAACAGCAGCAGGCTGCAAAGAGAGCCCGGGAGGCCGCCACGGTGGCGTATGAGGCATCTGTACGTgcggaagcagcagcgacgGAAGTAAAACGCTTCGCCCGGGCGCTTGACAGCTTTGAGAGTGAATATGAAAGTGTCTTCAGTGGCTTGCTGAGGGGCGCAGCGGAACACGGATGGAATGAAACAATTAAGCAGTTGGCTAAAGAATGTGCCACCGCTGTTGCTGACGACGTCACGCCAGAAGCGCTTACGAGAGCGGCTCACAACCTGAGAGGGCTGTACACGCAAGATTTCGCTGAGGAATACCTCCAGGAGGCGAATGAAGCGGCTAATAAACTGGAGGAGCTTCAGAAAGCTACCGCTGAGACTGTTAGGGCTGCCGATGCAGCTGATGATGCCAAGAGTGAGGCACAAGAAGAGACAGCTCAGTTCCCTGAAATCGATGATGACGACTCCGATGAAGATAAGGAAGATGAAGCGAGCGGGGCTGCGGGTACTTCAATGAAATTCCTTCTCGTAATGCTTGCCGCCGCGGCCCTCTCTttctaa